The genomic DNA tactaaaatttcctacttatgtATGACTTATGtatgagtaccaatactttgataattttttactcaagtacaagtaaaagtacttgccaaaatgtttactcaagtaaaagttaaaagtatcgtaaataaaatgtacttaaagtaaaagttacttagttacattttggtCAGCGTAAGGACGGCTACATccaagtagtgcaaaatcacaatgcTAGCTCACAATTTGCttgtgtgcgtgcgcacacacgcacacacacattaccTCAGCGTTTGGCCCTTCCTCCTGGGTTTTGTTGCTCCACAGGTAGCCCTTCTCATCTAAAGCATGAATGAGCTTGGCAGCTAGCTTGATGTCGTTGCGGAGCACCTGCTTGTGCTGAGTGATGCCATTAACATTCCGCACTCTCCGCGCCAGGTCTCTGTTCACCCCTGGTGCCAGCTCACAGTCCCGCAGCTGTTCAGAACCGAGAGAAAATGTATGTTTGAAATGTTTCAGTGGCTGTTTTAAAGGGTTTCATGAAAAATGTGTCAATGATCAGTTTTTACTGCAGCTCTGAAACATAGAAAACGTTACAGAAGTCATTTAACAGGTGAAAAACATTAGCGCTGGACACTTACACGAATGTTCTGAAGGTTCCAACAGATTTCTTTGATGTTGACGCTACGGTCAAAGGTCACCCAGCAACGTCTGAAAAACCTGAAAAAGGACCCGTTTCACTGAAACACCTTTGCTCAGTGGCGTCTGTCGTTACATGATAGGAGCTTTCATAAAATGATGGAGCTCACTCTGAAACAGTAAATAAAGACAAGGTCCTTCTAACCAACCTGCGCTCTGGGTGAGGATCAGACAAGCAAACACGCAGGAAACCAGGATACCGTCGACAAAGCTGCAAACCCAAAAACaacagataaataaatgaaaatgatgTAAAGTCTGCAGTGCAGCTCTTAGGTGACAGATAACATCTGATCTGACCAAACTCACAGCAACTATTTCAGCCTTGGAGATCGTCGGAGCGATACTTCTCATGAACAGAGAACAAGTCTTGTGCAGCGGCCGTGGTCTAGGAGTGTCGTCTTTaggcttcttctcctccttctgctcctcctcttcctcctcctcctcagactTTGGTTTCTCTTCTAGGACATCAGATAGCAAATCATTCACCTTCTGATTTTAAACTTGTTAACATTCAGAACACCTGTAAAATGCATAATTCTGAATTTGATGCTTCACCTTCACATTCACCAtctccttcctcttcctcctcgtctTTCTCCTCTACTTCCTCCTTCTTGGCAGGTTTATCGGAGCAGTTGGAGTTGGAGTCTGAATCGGAGTCACTCTCAGAGGCGCTGGCTTCATCATCGCTGTCCTCGCTACGTTTCCTCTTTCTTCTTGCCTGGCAAATGAAACAAGAGCCCTCAGAACTATCTGGGTAAGTTCTTCGTCTAGAAAGTAATTAGATTACAACAGAAACACCAACCTTTTTGGGTTCAGGCATTTCTTCTTTGACAGCTTCCTTTTCTCCCTCCTCTTTTATGTCGTCTCTGTCTGCTGTGACCTCCCTGTCTGCACCAGCAGAATCTGTTTCCTCCTGTGACCCAGGTCACGGTCATAATCATGGCTACTTTAAAAGTTTTACCGTCTGAATAGCAGAAAACATTACGTACCTTTTCAGTTTGGTCTTTTTCCACTAAGGGTTTGCCGTCACCAGCTAATGTTTTGATGTCTTCCTTCTTTGGAGGTTCAGCTCCCGCTGAAGCTGATGCAGACTTCTCacggtcctcctcctcctcaggcgGCATGTCCAAAATACGAAGATCGTGATCAGTCCCTCCTTCCATCTTTATCACAGCTGAGGGGAAATGAGAAGTTGTGTTGTTATTGTGAAAACTGAAGAAAGTACCAGGTCATCCTCAACCATCTGAGGCCTCACCAGCATCCAGAACCCTGATGATGTTTGGAGCCTGCTCAATGTCCAGGGACACATTATCAAACCAGGAGTTCTCCAGCAGGAACGTGAAGACATGCAGACGGTTGTGTAGGGCGCTCTGAGCCTCTGCCTTCAGCTGGCTGGACTCATCCGGGTGATATTTGGACCGGAACCTGCATTTGGAGTTTGGATCCACAGAAGAGCAGGGAGGGAAAGACAGGGGTTGGGATGGGCAGGATGCAAAAGTTACTAAAGAAACGGATACAGAACATCTAAGTCACATCTTTCATGTCATAAAAATATCCAGAGAAAATGTAACAATTTGATTTTCTTATCAGATTTTCAACCAACTGGTTACTGGGTTGTTGGTTAGGAGACATTTAAATTAAAGCAGGAAGAATTTTTATGTAAAAGCATGAATTTATGTCATGTGTGGTCTGAAGAGCCTGATTATGCTTGCTCTTTTACATCAACAATAGAATTTAACTTACCGGAAACATCAGGAAAAAGCACAAACTTCAAAAGCAAACATTCACATAGCAATATTGTAAAATGAAAAATGTTTATCATTGAGTGGACACCAGTTACCTTTTGCTCAGCCAGTTTAATAACAAATAATTACACAGAGGGAGGGGGTCTCTTCTGTCAAATTGTGCTCCACTTCACCCCAGTGGTGTGTCTGTACACACAAATTCGGTTTTGGGATTCGATCTGATCCAAATATAAAAAGAAAACGATGCAGAAAAAGCATAAAACGGGAAAAAAATCCTCCGTGTGTGGAGGACTAGATGGCTGTCTATCTAAAATCCCTGATACTTTGTTTCTAAGAGCAACTGCATTGTGCGCAGCGCATGCCCTCGCTATCTAACACCGACTCGAGCGGGTGAGTCCAGCTTTTGCTCATCTGGGGGGGGGGAAAAACTCGTCGTCTACATGGAAGTAGAAGTGAAGGCAAGAAGAATGGGTTAAGTCAAAAAGGAACTTTTTGTGCACTGACACCTGTGGAATTAAAAGACAATATACAATTGTGAACTGTATGATGTCAAACAGAAAAATCAATTAAAATCTCATTTTCATTTCACATGATCTTGAACAAAATCTTGTCAAAAATACAAGCAGATGTTAAAAACTATCTCCTTTTAATAAAAATCACTGATAtcggtgtgtgtgcgagtgtgtgttcaTTGGAAATGTCAGATAACACCAAGCAGCCTGATGCTCTAAATGTTTTAGGTGAATGTGCCATGTTCTCCTGTCTTTGGTTTAAAGGCAAATACGTAACATTTCTGTTAAATCTACATATTTTCCAAATAAATATCTAAAGCAATACTTGTTATGATACTTCAGTGAAATGAGAGGATGTAGGTAGAAAAGGCCGCTCAGATCGTACCACTCTTCTTCTTTGTGAGCCAAAAAGAAGTCCTGCATCTGCTGCCGACGGAAGTCGATCTTGTACTCGTTGTAGCGTTTGACTGCTTCTGTCTCATcgacagaatcatccaaggaaatCAGGAACTCCTTGAAGCTCTTCATTATTGGTGGGGGGGGACCCAAATCCAAGTCATGGATGTTACCAAGCCTAATAAAAGATGGGAGTGTTGGGTGATTCTGCTCTCATTTAGAGAAGAGACTAATCAATAAAGACTTGATTCCACCTCACACTGTTTTGTTGAGCAATTTGTTAGAAAAAGAAATCAAATATAACCAATAATTGTGTTAAAAAAAACTCCCAGCAACGTAAAAGCTTATCACGTTTTCCTCACCGAGCCTGAATGGGGATGCCCTGATGCGGCTGCATGAGGTGCAGGTCGGGGTGGCCCCAGTGCTGCGGCGGGCCATAGCTTGGCCCCCCACCGCCAAATCCCAAGTCATACCCCCCACGGTATGGGTCTCCACTATGATCATCCCtgccaacaaataaaaaaagtggattaaaacaacaaacaaatagGAAAATGAGTATCTGTTTTCATGGTCTTACCAGTCTCTTCTCATGCGTTTCTGCTGTGGACTCATGTCGTGCCTGGGTGGGGTAAACCTCTCTCTTCGACCTCGATCATAATCCCGGTATTCCCCGCGGCTACGGCGGTCCCTGCCCCTATCCCATTCCCTGTGGTGTTAGGAAAAATAATCATATTCTTTACATCCAACGTAAGATAGGCTCTGTATTTTATATTTAGATTATGCATAACTACATTTTTTTACCTGTCATTCCAGTCATCTCTGCGTCGGTCCTCTCGTTCTCTTGAACGATCATAATCACTCCTCTCTCGTCTGAATTTGTCCCTTCTCCTGCGATCGTACTCATCATCACTGTCTCCCATCTCCAGCGGAGGAACGAATGAAAGATGCAGCAAGGTTTCACATTAGAATGACAACTTGGGTAGTTTTATGACGTGACTCACTTTAAAAAGAGACTGGTTCACAATTATAATGAGTAAAATCTTGTATAATGGTTAGACATCCTAAATCAGAAAATACAAACTCGTATCCTCGTCAGTATCAATCTGTAATGGTGTTTTGGCATTAAAATAGCTTCCACTAGGCAATTTACCCAAAGTAATTATATACATAAATGCTTTTTAAATAATGCACCTTTTAGTTTTCATTTCAGGCATTCTAATCTTTAAATATGCCAAGAGTGGCTGCTTTACCTCTTTATACCTTTTTTTTCCTGCCCGTTTGTGAGAAACAGACCTAAAACAATGCAGGAGCATTTAGGACCTTATTTTAATTGGAAGGTTATAATATTGCACACTGAGAATAAGTGTGCTTTATCATTATATACATGAATGAATGGCATTGTATTATAACAAAGATTTACAACATTCAGTTCACTGAAGCGAATGTTTGTGATAATGGCCTGCCACATCTCTAACAGAGATGTGAGTCCCTCAGCTTTAATTAGCACCATCCTAAAAGACATTAACGGTTTTTTACAATGATAATCAAAATTGAACAGACATGAAGGAACTACTTCTAAAGGAGAAACTACGAACACGAATAGGCCTGTAAATCACACGGCTCGTCCTAACTTGCTTTGGGAATGGCAAAACAATCCTAAAATAATTTAAGACGTATTAACTGGGACAAGCAAGTCGTCAAATCTGTTGCGATACAAATATAGAAAATAAGGACTAAGGAACAATAAAAAGATAACTGTTTAGCCTAACGGGGAAACTGCTAGCAAATGCTAACACTCTCCTGGCGGGAGCAGGCTAAAATCAACATAGCTTTCAATACTTCTATTGATAATAAGATCATATTTGCTTTAATTTTGGCTTAACAGAAGGTTAAAAATGAAATGCAGAAAAAGAAGGCACCCCAATACCTCAAAATGAATTAATTGTTTGAATTAGCGCGTTCCCCCGTTGTTAGCCTTACCGTTTTCCTCCTTGGGTAACCTGTCACAGACAGGTGACACTAGCGCCCCCGCCTGGTATGGAGTGGATTCTTCACCTTATGGAAACTTCCTAATTGAATTAAAATGTTTATACATAATTGAtgccttttaaatgtttttttaatttacttCGCTATTAATGCTATTAAGCTTGTGTTCAGTATGTCTAAACATTCATACTTTCATAAATGATTTAGCATCAAAATTAAAACAATGCTTAAAAATATCACAATCAGATGTTTTCAAGCAAAACTTGTGCAGTGCAAGGTTCATGTATGAGAACCAGGAACAGTTAATCCAGCAGGTAATACAGGCTCTAATTACTTCAGTCTAATATAATCAGAAATTAATTAGTAGGTTTTTATGAGTCATTTCTGTTTGAATGATTTTAATAATGATACTACCTGTAACTTGTTCGGTTTCAGACTTGAATGAAAATAAAACTACATCAGAAGCTCAACGGTTTTATAAAGTTCACTAAATGTAGGCTGTGGTTCCTCATTAGCTTTTCTCCTGCTGGATCTGCCACATCCTGACCAAAGCTCAACTCTACTTGagttaaaataaaataactttaaTTAAGAAGCTCAGAGGAGAAATCTTCAACCATTTGTTTAGATTTCATTTCAAAGGAGCTGGAATTACTCAATTAGCCAATTGTGCAATTGTGTATTTCCAAAGTTTTTAGGGATCTTCCGAAATTTTTCGTCAGCAGAATAAACAGTTTTTATTTAATCTATTAAGTTAATGAAATGGGAACAACGTTTCTGCACTGGGTGTGGAGGATTTGTGAGCTTAAGAGATCAGATTcagaaaggttttattgccatgtgtgcaaaaatcacaacattaggaaatagcTGCGGTACTTTTGGTGCAAGAAAAGATAAATGGTAAgaaaaattagaattaagaaataaacacaatgaaatgataataatgtagggaggcaataattagagtagcagctactttatacaagtcagtgtgggtactggtcagagcgggtcagttcaggcGCAAACACAACactagggtcatgtgactgaaacaaagcagctggagtggaCAGTTCTACGATTGTCGTTCATGAGTCtgacagcagaggggaagaaactgtcttTGTAATGAGAAGTTCTAGTCCGAATGGATCAGAGTCTccagccagatgggagcgagtcgatgagactgtgtccagggtgagacgggtcatCCGATCTGctcgcctcaatgtcctggaggtgtccaggtcctgtatggaggggagttagcagccagtgaccttctcagcagagcacacAACACACGGCAGACTTTTCATATCCCTGAAGGCGGCTCCACCATACCACATgttgattgaagaggtgaggatggacttgatgactgcggtgtagaactgcctcatcaactgtactggtaggttgaatttcttcagctgcctcaggaagttcatcctctgctgggcctttttatgatggaggtgatggtgggttCCTACTTGAggccctgggtgatggtggtacccaggaagtgacatgagtccaccatcgtgatgggagtgtcagacagggttatgggggaAGGGGCGCCGTGtacttcctgaagtccacaacagCCTcctctgtcttctgggtgtttagcaccaggttgttgtggctgcaccaggacaccggcCATTtgacctccattctgtaggcagactcatccccgtCAGAGATGAGTTCAATGACGGTGtcgtcatctgcaaacttgataagcttgacagatttgtggttggaggtgcagctgttggtgttcagggagaagagcagaggggagagaacacaACCCCGAGGGGAACCGGTGCTGATGGCCCGCAGGCCCGAGACATTTTTCCCCAGCCTCACGTGCTGCTTCCTGTCCGTCAGGAAGtcggtgatccacctgcagatggagtcaggcacgttcatctggggcagtttgtcttggaggaggtctgggagga from Nothobranchius furzeri strain GRZ-AD chromosome 10, NfurGRZ-RIMD1, whole genome shotgun sequence includes the following:
- the srrt gene encoding serrate RNA effector molecule homolog isoform X1; amino-acid sequence: MGDSDDEYDRRRRDKFRRERSDYDRSREREDRRRDDWNDREWDRGRDRRSRGEYRDYDRGRRERFTPPRHDMSPQQKRMRRDWDDHSGDPYRGGYDLGFGGGGPSYGPPQHWGHPDLHLMQPHQGIPIQARLGNIHDLDLGPPPPIMKSFKEFLISLDDSVDETEAVKRYNEYKIDFRRQQMQDFFLAHKEEEWFRSKYHPDESSQLKAEAQSALHNRLHVFTFLLENSWFDNVSLDIEQAPNIIRVLDAAVIKMEGGTDHDLRILDMPPEEEEDREKSASASAGAEPPKKEDIKTLAGDGKPLVEKDQTEKEETDSAGADREVTADRDDIKEEGEKEAVKEEMPEPKKARRKRKRSEDSDDEASASESDSDSDSNSNCSDKPAKKEEVEEKDEEEEEGDGECEEEKPKSEEEEEEEEQKEEKKPKDDTPRPRPLHKTCSLFMRSIAPTISKAEIVALCRRYPGFLRVCLSDPHPERRFFRRCWVTFDRSVNIKEICWNLQNIRLRDCELAPGVNRDLARRVRNVNGITQHKQVLRNDIKLAAKLIHALDEKGYLWSNKTQEEGPNAELPAQNPILKNITDYLIEEVSAEEEELLGSGSGMDTEENPKEGNAAEMTVEKDEKLAKVLDRLVLYLRIVHSVDYYNTCEYPSEDEMPNRCGMIHVRGPIPPNRITQGEVQQWQKMMEEKLTPLFSLKEVLSEAEATKMGRKDPEEEVEKFVSANTQELGKDKWLCPLSGKKFKGPEFVRKHILNKHGDKIKEVKKEVVFFNNFLMDAKRPSLPELKPPPPPAPGQGLLSPILPFPPQGPMGFGQPRPPLMGYGGPPYPPNQYGGGRGNNNNFRGQGGYLGKPRNIRMSRGDPRNIIEYRDLDAPDDVDFF
- the srrt gene encoding serrate RNA effector molecule homolog isoform X2, with product MGDSDDEYDRRRRDKFRRERSDYDRSREREDRRRDDWNDREWDRGRDRRSRGEYRDYDRGRRERFTPPRHDMSPQQKRMRRDWDDHSGDPYRGGYDLGFGGGGPSYGPPQHWGHPDLHLMQPHQGIPIQARLGNIHDLDLGPPPPIMKSFKEFLISLDDSVDETEAVKRYNEYKIDFRRQQMQDFFLAHKEEEWFRSKYHPDESSQLKAEAQSALHNRLHVFTFLLENSWFDNVSLDIEQAPNIIRVLDAAVIKMEGGTDHDLRILDMPPEEEEDREKSASASAGAEPPKKEDIKTLAGDGKPLVEKDQTEKEETDSAGADREVTADRDDIKEEGEKEAVKEEMPEPKKARRKRKRSEDSDDEASASESDSDSDSNSNCSDKPAKKEEVEEKDEEEEEGDGECEEEKPKSEEEEEEEEQKEEKKPKDDTPRPRPLHKTCSLFMRSIAPTISKAEIVALCRRYPGFLRVCLSDPHPERRFFRRCWVTFDRSVNIKEICWNLQNIRLRDCELAPGVNRDLARRVRNVNGITQHKQVLRNDIKLAAKLIHALDEKGYLWSNKTQEEGPNAELPAQNPILKNITDYLIEEVSAEEEELLGSGSGMDTEENPKEGNAAEMTVEKDEKLAKVLDRLVLYLRIVHSVDYYNTCEYPSEDEMPNRCGMIHVRGPIPPNRITQGEVQQWQKMMEEKLTPLFSLKEVLSEAEATKMGRKDPEEEVEKFVSANTQELGKDKWLCPLSGKKFKGPEFVRKHILNKHGDKIKEVKKEVVFFNNFLMDAKRPSLPELKPPPPPAPGQGLLSPILPFPPQGPMGFGQPRPPLMGYGGPPYPPNQYGGGRGNNNNFRGQGGYLGKPRNIR